GAGAGAGGTCTCGCTCAAGGAAAATATTCCAACAACTCAGAAAGCGGCCAAGGAAATTTAACTGGTCatggaagagagaaggaccCAGATGGCAATGAAGAGGAGCAGATCACTGCAACTGCTCCAAACACCATGACTGCATTTGACAAAGAGCAAGATCACTTAGATGAAAAAGAGGGTGAGGTGCAGGACACAAGTGAAATCCTaaaaggagaaaggaaagaatCAGGTTCATTAGATAAGCAGAAAGACCCAAATCCCTATTGCTCTGATGGTCAAGATGAAAATATGGAAACCAACTGTCAGAAGAAAGACATTCAGTCATTCACCTCTCAATCTTCAGATTCACCAGGTGTCAAGGTGGCCGATTGCAAAGACGATGCTCATGAACAGAGGGAATGCACACGTACCTTGAAAAGCAACAGTCATAATGTTGAATCCTGTTTGCATTTCTCTCAGCATCAGTCTTACAAATGTGTAGCTCAGGACAATATTTGTGATAGCCCTGTTTTAATGAGTGAGGGTCTTTTCAGTAAAGCCAGtgacaagaagaaacaaagtgtTCCAGGTCATTCAGAGTCTTCCTTAGAGCCAAATAACTCCAACACAGATCCATGTTATAATCATTCTGGCGTCACTAGTGACAGTCTTTCTATTGATACTAGTGACAAGAAGCAAGATATTGCTACCCATGTAGAATCCTGCTCACAGCCAGATAGCTCCAGCACAGATATGAAGTCCTGtccaaaaaaggaaacaacaagtccaccagtgaaaaaaACGACAACCTCTCCTACAGGTCCAGATTGTAGTGGCCTCTTGACTAGTGACACCCAAGAACAAAATGTTTATAAtagtttaaaaatgtgcttacaTTCAAACACCTCAAGCACAGATATAAATCCCTGTCTTGGAAAACAGTGGACAAGtccagcagagaagaaaaatacaacctCCTCTCCAGATCAGCAACAGTTACTACATCCAAGCCCAGTGGCCCTAGAACCAGGAAGCCTTAGTGGGGATGTTgctgaaaatgcaaaagagTCATCTGAAGAGCCCGGCTCATCTACAGAGGAACCATACGTGCTTGGCGTGCTTTATGGTGAACCTCTGTCAAGAGAAGACTCCTCGTGTGACAGTGATGAAACAAAACTtgacacacataaatataaagaCCCTTCTTTCGCCAGACCTCATGGTAACAGCCTGAATCATTCAAAAGGACAAGCACTTCAACTGACATCCTCTatacaaatgagaaaaagtcTGCAGCCTGTTGTAATAATGAAAACCTTAGCGCCAATAAATGGAATGAGTAGCTCATATCATTGCGCAAGTTGTCAACACACAACCCACAGTGTAGAGCATCTAATTGAACACCACCATCATTGCCATTCAGTGTGCAATTTCCATTTTTGCAAAAATTGTAATCTGTACCTGATGAGGaaagaacaagctgaaaaacatatttgtggTGTAACCAAAGAAAGCCCTCTGCTCCCTTCTTCTTCGAGCctacagaaggaaaaaaaacgcCATGGCCGCCACAAGTGCATTAGGTGCGGACtcatattttcaaaaatgtttcagtATATCAGGCATATGCGAATTCACACTGGCAAAACACCCTTCAAGTGCAATGGATGTGGACTGTATTTTGCACAGGGTGGTACCCTGCAAAGACACAAGCGTATACCTGGTAGATGCAAGCAGCCAAAAGTTCCAGTTACAAATTCTGATGCTGTTACCAGCGAAACCAAAACACCACCACTAAAGGACATGGTACAGAACAAACCATATGCAAATTTGCCCAAATGTTTCGTAAAGCTTGTTGACATCTCTAAAACAAATCTGTGGAGTGTAAAGTGCAGTAAAAGCTGCCCAACTGCAGAGAAGGCCAAAAAGCACTCCTTCAAGATACACAAGGAAAAGAATTTGGCAGCTTCACCAAGTCAGTCTACCACAAAACTTAGTGGTGAGAAAAGTCAAGAAGTAGAGAATGAGACAGGAGGAAGATATAAATGTCCTCTTTGTCCACGGCTTTTCAAGTACTCATACAATAGGGCTCGACATTTGCGTTACTGTGTCAAAGATTCAGTATGTGGTGGTAAAGAAAAAGTTGCTGGTAAATATCGATGTCCCTTGTGTCACGCTACATTCACTTTAGCATCCAACAGATATAGACATATTAACACATCTTGCCTCAGAGAGTGTGTTAATCGGcttgcaaaagaaaagaaaaattcagGACAAGACACTGaagggaacaaaacaaaaggaaatgaacaAACTCTGTCAaaggaaaatgaacagaaaaaagtcCCTGCAGCTCCAACTGCCCCCAAGCCTGTACCACGTTACAAATGCAAGTTTTGTCCAGCAGTTTTTTGTCATGCTTCTGGAAAGTACAGGCATATGAAGAAACATGAGTTGTTTAAACTCACTGGTAAAATGTTCAGGTACAGGAATTCAATTTTCTCTACCATGTCTAAACCAGCAACTTATAACAGTGCAGAGACTGAAGAGAGTAAGGATGACTTAGAATCAGCTGAAGGAAATAGCAGTCTTGCCCTGAGCTGCCATTtttgtggaaaatgttttgGCACATCACAGTCCCTGAAGAAACATGAGCGCAATCACAAAGGTGAAAGACCATACAGCTGTCTGGAATGTGGAAAAGGATTCAAGAAACGTGCCTACCTGATTGGTCATAAAATCGTTCACCAGAGGAGGATTCAGTGCACTGTTTGCAGAAAGATTCTTCCAACTATTGGAGAACTGATTCAGCACAGAAGCTCACATCTTAAAAGGGGAATGCTTCAATGCCCGGACTGCCATCTGCAGTTCCAGTATCCTGCACATCTCCTCAGGCATCTAGATGGccacagaaatagagaaaacaaGGCATTTCAGCAAGAAGAGAAACCACAATTAAAACCCCAACAGTCCTTGGAATCTGTGAAAGAGCAGAGTGGACCAAAACAGCTGCAATGTTCCTTATGCAAAGAGGTGTTTGATGATGCCCAAGTACTCAGAAAACATTGTCTTACACATATATCTGGGTCCTCGTCAAACCAATGTCCATtttgcaaacttgatttccgTAGTCGCCGCTATTTGTTGCGCCACATGATCAAACATACAGGAGACAAACCCTTTTCCTGCACAAACTGTGGAAAACAGTTTTACCGGAAATTGTACCTTAAACTTCACATTGAGAAATGCTTGCCTGCTCCAACCAGACATTTTGTAATGGAGTCTGACACTAAGACAAAGGGGTTACATCAGTGTGTCTATTGTCCACGGGTGTTTTCAAAGAAAATGCGCCTGAAAAATCATCACCGTGGCCACAAGGTGAACTCTCTGCTTCTATGTTCAAGCTGTGGACAGTACTATGGATTTACAAAATTAAGCCAGCATCAAAAGAACTGCATCGGAACAAAGCCCAACACTGGCTTATCATCTCCTAATGGTGATTTCAGCAAAAGCACTTCTCAAACAAGCCAGAATGTCCATAAAATGGATTTACAATCCAATGCAACAGACAAGCTTCACTTTAAATGCCCTCACTGTACGCAGAGGTTCAGGTATAGATCGTTACTCTTGAGACATGTTGTTTCGCATACTGGTGTGCAACCTTATGCATGTGTACACTGTGGCCACAGATATGGAAGTCAGACAATGTGTTTGCAGCACGAAGCTTTCTGTGATGGTGTTTACAAAGAGGGGCATTCAAAAGTCAAAAGTCATGTGGCAAAACAATTGTCAAACATGCCTACTCTCAGAGTGGCAGCACAAAAGCCCCAAGCAGAGGGTGAAGCTGAGTACAAGTGTAAATTCTGCACCAAGACTTTCATGAAATCACGAAACCTGAGACGTCACATTTTGACACACAACGAAGTGAAACCATATCGCTGCAAAGCCTGTGACAGCTGCTTTTCAAGATATGATCATCTGAAAGTACACCAGACTCGTTGTAAAGGGAAAAGATCACGACTGGAAGTCTGCATTCCGAAAATCAGTTTAGATGATGTTGGCAAGGGTTGGCAAAATAAATTTGGCCTTGAACCTGCTGAAAAGCGGGAGTCATTTGAGTGTGAAGTTTGTTCTAGGAGCTTCCCAACTCAGTCTAAACTTTCCCGTCACAACACAATGTTTCATATTGCAAAATTATTCAAGTGCACAGGCTGTGGCACGTCATTTGCTCATGAAAAATCTCTGAAAAAGCATAAGAAGATCAAAAGGTGCAGAAAGGTCTCCAAAGAAGCAAATGCTTCTTTACCACTGGGAACTAatccatcaacagaaaatgtgacaaaatctGTTGATGACGTCAGAAATCGAATTCTTGAGAGGATCCAGCCACATTTTAACAGAAAGTACAAATATGTTTGTAGTTATTGCCCCCGTGTTTTTGGAAACCGCTATCAGTTAGGAGTGCACACCCGCCTGCACACAGGAGAGAGGCCATATGCTTGTGAGTATTGTGGTCAGAGATTTATTAGGAAGGATTATTTGCAACGTCACTTCCCAAAGTGCACCAAGaaatcacagcaaaataaaGTGCTCTGTGACGGATGTGGAGGATTTTTCCCACAAGCCAGTCTTGAGAATCACAAAGCAAGGTGCATTTCAACACCGAGCTTCTCAAAGTCATCAGTTTGCCCAAGCCAAAAGTCAGCATCTCAAAGCCCACCAAAAGGCTTTTCTTGTGCATATTGTAGTTCCcgttttttgcttttttcacagctccaagagcattttttaaatgcacacaaGATGGAAACAATGGTTCCACCAGTGTCTACTGCTCCCCTACAACACCATCTGTTGAATATACCAAACATCAAAGAAGAGCCTTTGGATGAGAGTTGTGACAAACGTCTTAGTGATGATGCTAATTTAATCTGTAAACTGGATACAGCTCTTGATGGGGAGGTCCCCAAACCATTTACCTGCTCAGAGTGCGATATGTCCTTTTTAAGTAAAGCTGGAGTAACTGCTcatctgcgcacacacacaatggagcTTCCTTTTAATtgcaaaacatgtcagaaaggCTTCTGGAACAAAAGTCTTCTGCGTAATCACTACAGGAAATGTAGATTTGGACATGTTTCAGAGAGGAATACAACTGAAGAGCTGGAAGTCCCTTTGAAAGCAGAGATTGATTTTGCATTGAAGGACTCTGTTCTAGTGTTCAAAGAAGGCTCCAAAACAACTGGCACTGGGGTTTTGCAGACCAACTTCTCCTGTAAAGAGGACTCCATGGATGAATCCCCACAAAATTCAGAAGGAAATGAGGTGCAAGACAGCcggagcaaagagaaaaaagttgTTCAGTACCAATGTTCAGAATGTGACAAGAGCTTCACAGATGGGTTGATGCTCATTAGCCACCTTGAAGACCATGGAAGACAGGAACAAGAGAAAAAGCGCAATACATGTCCTAAGTGTGGCCGGGTGTGTGCTAGTCCAGGAAATCTTGAAAAACACATGAGGATGCATGAAAGTAATAAGAAATATTCTTGCCCTGACTGCTCCAAGGTCCTTGAAACATTATCTGATCTTGAAAACCACAGAACATGTCATGACCCAAGTAGACCTTATGCTTGCAAACTATGTAACAAAAGGTTTTGGACAAGACCATCCTTATGTAATCATTATGGTGAAGACCATCCAGATGATGTATTTACTTGTCTTTTCTGTAACAAGTCCTATTCAGTCAAAAAATCACTGGCAAGACACTATAGAAAATGGcataaaaaagagcaaaaggACCATGTGACCACTGTACAGGAAAAGAGCAGCGCTGAACAACCATCCAGCAGTCAAGTCAGTACAACTGGtgaaagtgatgaagatgaaaataacaGCAGTGAGGACAGTGACTCAGACTCTGCACCATACTTCCCATGTCATGTGTGCGGCAAGACATTCCCAACATCAGAAAGTCTTGAGGATCATCAGCGGTGTCACCTGGGTGAAAAACCACATGAATGTGCCGAATGTGGCAGATGTTTTTTCCAGGCATCCCAGTTGCAGCAGCATCAACGAATGCACAAGTCTGAATTTCAGTGTCAGGCATGCGGCAGGGGTTTTGTCTCTCTATTTGCACTTCGTAAACATAAGCATACTCACGGAAAGAGCCGTCCATACCGTTGTGCCAAGTGTCACCTCAGTTTCACAGGACCCACACAGTTAGCAGAACATATGTCTACCCACCGTGAGGAGAACTTCCCATGTGACATATGCAATCGTGTTTTTCTCTCCAAGAGTAGTAGAGCTGAGCATCGGAAAAGCCACTCTAGGTCAGGTGACTATAACCAACCTTCAGTTTCAagggaaaaacataaaaagtctGCTGCACTCTCTGAAAGCTCATCATTAGTCAACAAAGAACTTAAATATCGCTGTGGTGTTTGCAGTGAGCGTTTCGGAGACCCAGAGAAGCTCTCAGAGCATGGTTGCATGGCAGCCAAAGAGCGACCATACTCCTGTTCAGACTGCAATAAGCATTTTCTGCATGCATCTCACCTGAAAAAGCACAGGACCACCCATCATCTATCATGGTCTAACATTGAATATCCATGTAATCAGTGCAACAATAGCTTTTCCTCATCTCAGCACTTCCTCAGCCATCTGAAGAGCCATGTTGACACTGCAGCAGGAATTAAATGTGAAACTGAAGATAAAGATGGTGGTCCTTCACATGGTTTCATATGTCCAGTTTGCCATCAGTGTTTTACTACTGCCACAGAATTGATTGGTCATTTTCCCACTCATCCTGACAGTACATTTGAATGCAAAATTTGTAAAATGACATTTCCCTCTGGAGGTAAGCTTGAAGAACATGAGCGCTGTCATCTTACATCAGCTACTGaattaaaatgcacagagtGTGGCAAGAGCTTTTTGGGAAGCGATGCCTTCCACCAGCACCATTGTTCCCACAAAATACTGGAGAATGAATACTCAAATCCATCAGCTAAGACACCCACTCCTACTTACCATCAAGCaccaggagaggaggaggagattgaTGTTACAGGAGATGATTTGTACTATTGCCCTGTTTGCTCAATGCAGTTCTCCTCAAAAAGTTGTCTCTTGGAGcatcaaaataaacagcaccCAAATGAGAAGCCATTCAAATGTAAGCTTTGTGGAAAAACGTTTGCCCTGAAGCGGTACCTTAAAGAACACGAACGAAGGCATCGTCAAAAATCTGTGGCTCAAGACACAGCTCAGTTGACAGAAAACAAGCTCAAATGTACTCATTGCCACACCCAATTCAATTCAGCACAAGAGCTGTCTTTGCATATGAGATTGCATGCTGAAAAAGAAGTTGGAGAGTACCGCTGTGATATGTGCTACAAGTCATTCAGCCAGTGGTCTCTCCTTAAGCAGCACCAAGAAAGTCATGTTGGCGAAGTTGTATATGAATGCACCGAATGTGACAAAGCCTTTGCTTTTCCTCACCTACTGGAGGAACATCAACAGACTCATGCTGGTTCCTCTAAGTAATGGTTGTTACCCTTCTTCCCTTTGATTTACTGTAACTAAAGTAACTTGAAATTCCTTTCATGCCTTACATCTGACTGTGTACCTCCACTTTTAATCCCAGTTTAGGTCCAGTTTGTATTATTGCCCTTGTTACATACTTATAAAGTTATTGGCTCATGTCAGTATGACAGGGTATCTTGTTCTGAGTTGTTATTTACATTGTATATATTTCTTCTATTACTGGAATTTGTATACCATAAATTAGCCACATAGTTTCTTGACAGTGCTTGTAAATCTATGATAACATTTTGTAAAGATAGTTAATATTCTGTTtgatgaacacagacaaagcaTGATTGGATGAAATGATCTTAAAATGTGTTGGATAAAGGCTGAAAGCTTTGATCAAACATggacatgttttgtgtttgacatttattttgaaatagatttgtcagttttgtttacAATAAAGAGATTCAAACTGGTCATTTTAATCTATTGGTATTTTCTATAACTTTTGATGTACTATAGATAAATTTGTAATTTTCAGTTTAACAGTCCCACGTGTTTATCATTGCTGCATTTTTGATATTGATGAGCATCTTGTACAGACATTCCAAAGATGTTCTAATTGAATATTCCTTTCACAACCCAAGGATGTTACTTTCATAAGAAATTTGAGTTGATGCATTTCTGTGTACTTTGGGTGAAGCTAACAGAAATTAAGCAAAGAAAATATTCACTGGTTCTGAAAAGCCTCATTTCATTTGATCAAAATAGTTGATTTCAAGTCCACCAACAGAAGTTAGCGCAAACATGATAGAAACCTGGCGAGTAGAGACAACAGGTGGAGCTGGGTGGAGAAAATCAGCTTCTTAGTATGAGGaatgaaaaatctgtttttaaaaaagtcaataGTACCTCCACAAACAAATTGTAAATTGTTTAATGTTGCAGAGCAGCTGTGTGATGTGCTAGAACAAAAATCTAGTCACTAAAGTGCTTTGCAAATATTCATACTGACATTACCCCGAGCCTTATATAAGGAGGTAATCCTAACCATATCAAATGAtgatcattttctcattaaaaaaacaaaccttatGGTTGTAGTGCAACAATGAAAGAACTGCCTCACTCTTGACAGATAATCCTGACTGAAGAACTGGCTCAGCCCCACAAAGGTTGGCAAAGAAGGTCTGTTTCAGAACATTAATTGTTCTAACACGTACAGTAATCAATGGTTTCTGTAAAAGTGGCATTTCTATGGATCTTGCTAGTGCACAAAAAATTCAGAAATGTACCTGTATTTCCATATGAAGTATCCAGTTAACTGACTTCCGCTCAGCTAGTGTGCAGTTTCATAGATGCTGCATAACCATAATTGTAATCCATTGCATGAAGGATATTGTGAATTAGTCCAGGTGATGTGGGCCCAGTTCTTTCTGACAGCCCTGATGTACTGGACTAGAATAGGAAACATAGACCTCAGTGAACAGTTGCTGATTGAGAATTAACTTCTTCGCAAAATGTTCCTGCATGGAACCATAGAAGAAGTTGGTTGGGGATATGAGGATTGATCATGTACCCGGCAAGGAAATAGTGACCTGTCATTCATGCTTCTTTGAGTACATTCAAACAGATGTACACTGTCCAGTAGAGCTAAGACAAGTAAGCTACAAATTCCATATTAACTGTGTCAAAGATTTGCCTCGGATGTTGTATCCGGCTTTCTCTTAGTTACAGATTTTTAGGTTCCACCTCCATGAACATCTCACACCATCAAGAGTGTGTAAGTGTCTAACTCTGAAAAGAACTTGAAACAATAAACATCTTAAAACCTATGGGATCAGAGGACCCCTGGAGGGGCTACATGAGATATTGGATTGGAATAGGAAAGTTAACAGCATGTATATCATCTCCATATCCTGAAAACGTAGATATAGTGCAGTTCATAAACTTACTCAGCCTGGCTGTGGTGGCATTAGTCAGAAAAGTCCTATTCCCGTTATCAGAGCACATATTCCAGTCTTATTTCACCTCAGAAGCACCTGCTTTATCCTAGAGGTTTAGGAAGGCAGCAATGCAATGTGAAGCTGTGTGGGCCCTGTCTGCAGAGTAGGAACCACATTTGTATGGTTCCCCATGCTGCAGAGGTTCAGCTGCAGGGGATAATGCGGTCACTGGATGTCAGTGGACTTACTGTACCTCACTCCCCACCAGGTTTTAAGAATCTGCCTGGACTTCAGATGACACCTGACCAGTCAGTGGTCAAGTGCTTTCCAGCCAAGCAATGCATTTGTGCCTGATCTATGTGGTTACCAATCTACCAACTCAAAGCCTGAAGCCTGAATTTTAATCAGAGGAACTCTGATTCCGCAGGCTGTAGTTACTTTCCCAGTCTGATGTAGCTCTAGGAATGTAGTTGGGAGTGCTGAACATTATTAACTGGTCAAGCAATCATTGACACTGCAACACTGTATACAGAAACTGTAATAGTTCCTTCTCTTCTTGGACAGCCTTATAGTCGACATGTGGAATTCTGTCCCTATTCATTAATTTTCTTCACCCCAGTGAGGTTAGTAGGCAGATCCATAGATACACATAGTAAAGGCTCAAGTCCTTCGTGTAGAACCTTTCCTCACAGCTTCTACCTGTCTGTATTTGCCTGCACTGCCTTTCAAGGTGAAGGTCAGGCTATGGGCTTTTAATAATCATGAACTATATCCCAACCACTCCATAGCACTCCAATCAACCAGAAGATGGCTTTTATTCATGGGGTTCCAGGGAAAGATGCAAGTCTTGCAGCCACATCTCCTTTCCACGCCTGGAGAGGGTAGTTTGAcaatatctgtttttgtttaattgtcATATGTATTTCATACTTACTATCTCAAGGAACTATCAATTTATGATTTCATATATGTGTATCATGCTCCCATTTTGTAATTAAGCACAATTATATAAGTCATTGCAATACTATGCGAATGTTATGTTTTCATATGAAGAGAAAGAGCAACTGATCAAAAAGGTAATTATAGAACTTAAATCAAATTACAATTACTGCTGTGTGGCTGCCAGCGGGAAATTTCTTAAAAGAGACCATTGCACAGGTAAGCAACAGATACATCCCCTCATAATTTGCAGCATTCAAGAACTGACAGATGAAAAAATCTGACAGTCATCCTGACAAAGTGAGAATGATTACAGTGATGTATACACTAAGCTTCAAAAATACATTGGTTTACCCTATTATTGAtgtacatgattttttttttttgcggttTATCAAAAAAGCATATATTGTGACTTTTTAGTAACTTTCAGGATTTTTCTCAAGACATCATCCTTGCATTGTGAGCTGAATCTGCTTCAGGGTTTACTCGCAGTTGGGTCTACACCACAGTATGCCCCAGAGGCTGCCCCTACAATTTTGCGTGGTCCGTCCACATAAAGATCAACAGCACTGGGTTCCTACCTTGTTGCTCCTCACCCTGTCATGCATATGGTCAGCCCTCCAAGCTGATAACAAATCTTGTATCAGCTATGTGCAGTTTGTGTCTTTCAGTTAGTACCCAGATCATCTGCCCACAGGTGAAGAACGGTGCAATCAACCAGTAAATCAAGAGCTTGATGAATCTGGTCTCTCCTCATCACCACAGGAAATGATACAGCTGCAGCTACTGAACCGCCAGCTGAATGGTGGTTAATCTTTAAAAATCAACCCTCAGTAATGAAGATCTTGAGATACCTAAACTCCTCCACTTCAGGCAGGTGTTTCACTGAGATTTCAACAGCCAGCCAATTAGAATCAGGTTTACTGCCAAattcacatacaaggaatttggTTCATAACATTAAGCATACTAAGAAAAAATTGGCTATAAATAAGCAATGACTGCAAGTCAGGAGCTACAAACTGCAAAATAACTGAGACTAACTGGGAGCATTATAAAAACCATGTGCCAAATATGAAAGTTGAACTTTTTGACTCAAATGAACTGCGCGTTCAGAGCGGAAAATGTTATCAAGACTGGaccatctaaaaaaaacatctaaccTTAACCGAGAAACGaacactagccaatcagaggcagagtagggcgggtCTTCAGGAAATGCGGgtgggaagaaaaatgaagCCGCAGGAACACGTTACCGCGCAGCCAGGGCGCACAGCCCAGCGCGTTTCCTAGAGGGCTTAACTGCGCATGCGCCAAGTAATGTGCGTTTCCGCTCCgcgcctgctgcagctgcaactcTGAaccctctgctcttcctcctggcACAGCATCACATTTGTTCACCATAGGACAGAGCAGAGCCGTGTTTCCCTGGAGAGTCCGTGGTCTGTACATGAGCAGATGTCTGCCGAgccgtctcctctcctcccgctCAGCCATTGTGGCTTTATTTTGAGGGCTAATAAGAACATTCCCGTAGCTGGTGAGTAGCGCTACGTGAATATAAAAACCGTTGGTTATTGTGCAGAAACTGCTCCGTAGGTCATGGTGGCTAGGTTGCTAACGTTCTTCCTTTCGATGGCCTTCTCCAGGAACGTGGTGGCCACCTCCCCCTGGTGAGCTCTCACTACCAACCCCTCTGAGATATATGAACAAGCTAGCAATGGCTGGGTCGGATCATAGGAAAACACACGTAGCGTTAGCTATAGCTATAGGGTCATGTGCCAAGATAGCAAGCGTGTTAGATTATCAGTGTTCATGTGAAAAGATAGTCAGCCTAAGATATAGCTCGTCAAACCGATACTGTCTGTATTAGTATTAAAACAACATCCCTGTGTCAGTTAGCACTGTGGCCAGCATTAGCAAGCGAACGTAGCATGAGACTCCCGATAttcaccttttttctttcttagcATGGATTCCGTTATTGTgcgttgtttttgtttatgttttcctAATGTTCGGTGCTCTACTTGCGGTTGAGTTCGTTGTTATTTGCTTAGTCACATAGTGAAACTGTAAATATAGCTTTCCTCCCCATTCATGTGTACTTAAGTTCAAATCAGGTTTGAGTTTATGTTGTGGTCTTGTTTTTAATTAGTCAAGCAA
Above is a window of Chelmon rostratus isolate fCheRos1 chromosome 8, fCheRos1.pri, whole genome shotgun sequence DNA encoding:
- the znf1035 gene encoding zinc finger protein 1035, encoding MAHGWDSYFHNLPPLSSDPSTLRRTSESDGSLSQHIENFIGHHDFPGTVASHESPETNPNFNTDYYTNPSIENSSSDCVYQKYYKETTWQADGEQMEKDYLPRCGNGDIDFATDGLSTSESFPSSLEADLQGLKQDCGMLATSFLEDYSDVSSCSDADVSETRRTSCKFMASNSVPTPTTDVTIKHSSSEWLFADTGNMPFPTESPCPNVSQTKVILPSLSNVKAVNVIECAQDKMKSPENTVKCYTGHNQSSITSTNTVTSTGSDTVEDRNENDGCEDQKQMEYVERGLAQGKYSNNSESGQGNLTGHGREKDPDGNEEEQITATAPNTMTAFDKEQDHLDEKEGEVQDTSEILKGERKESGSLDKQKDPNPYCSDGQDENMETNCQKKDIQSFTSQSSDSPGVKVADCKDDAHEQRECTRTLKSNSHNVESCLHFSQHQSYKCVAQDNICDSPVLMSEGLFSKASDKKKQSVPGHSESSLEPNNSNTDPCYNHSGVTSDSLSIDTSDKKQDIATHVESCSQPDSSSTDMKSCPKKETTSPPVKKTTTSPTGPDCSGLLTSDTQEQNVYNSLKMCLHSNTSSTDINPCLGKQWTSPAEKKNTTSSPDQQQLLHPSPVALEPGSLSGDVAENAKESSEEPGSSTEEPYVLGVLYGEPLSREDSSCDSDETKLDTHKYKDPSFARPHGNSLNHSKGQALQLTSSIQMRKSLQPVVIMKTLAPINGMSSSYHCASCQHTTHSVEHLIEHHHHCHSVCNFHFCKNCNLYLMRKEQAEKHICGVTKESPLLPSSSSLQKEKKRHGRHKCIRCGLIFSKMFQYIRHMRIHTGKTPFKCNGCGLYFAQGGTLQRHKRIPGRCKQPKVPVTNSDAVTSETKTPPLKDMVQNKPYANLPKCFVKLVDISKTNLWSVKCSKSCPTAEKAKKHSFKIHKEKNLAASPSQSTTKLSGEKSQEVENETGGRYKCPLCPRLFKYSYNRARHLRYCVKDSVCGGKEKVAGKYRCPLCHATFTLASNRYRHINTSCLRECVNRLAKEKKNSGQDTEGNKTKGNEQTLSKENEQKKVPAAPTAPKPVPRYKCKFCPAVFCHASGKYRHMKKHELFKLTGKMFRYRNSIFSTMSKPATYNSAETEESKDDLESAEGNSSLALSCHFCGKCFGTSQSLKKHERNHKGERPYSCLECGKGFKKRAYLIGHKIVHQRRIQCTVCRKILPTIGELIQHRSSHLKRGMLQCPDCHLQFQYPAHLLRHLDGHRNRENKAFQQEEKPQLKPQQSLESVKEQSGPKQLQCSLCKEVFDDAQVLRKHCLTHISGSSSNQCPFCKLDFRSRRYLLRHMIKHTGDKPFSCTNCGKQFYRKLYLKLHIEKCLPAPTRHFVMESDTKTKGLHQCVYCPRVFSKKMRLKNHHRGHKVNSLLLCSSCGQYYGFTKLSQHQKNCIGTKPNTGLSSPNGDFSKSTSQTSQNVHKMDLQSNATDKLHFKCPHCTQRFRYRSLLLRHVVSHTGVQPYACVHCGHRYGSQTMCLQHEAFCDGVYKEGHSKVKSHVAKQLSNMPTLRVAAQKPQAEGEAEYKCKFCTKTFMKSRNLRRHILTHNEVKPYRCKACDSCFSRYDHLKVHQTRCKGKRSRLEVCIPKISLDDVGKGWQNKFGLEPAEKRESFECEVCSRSFPTQSKLSRHNTMFHIAKLFKCTGCGTSFAHEKSLKKHKKIKRCRKVSKEANASLPLGTNPSTENVTKSVDDVRNRILERIQPHFNRKYKYVCSYCPRVFGNRYQLGVHTRLHTGERPYACEYCGQRFIRKDYLQRHFPKCTKKSQQNKVLCDGCGGFFPQASLENHKARCISTPSFSKSSVCPSQKSASQSPPKGFSCAYCSSRFLLFSQLQEHFLNAHKMETMVPPVSTAPLQHHLLNIPNIKEEPLDESCDKRLSDDANLICKLDTALDGEVPKPFTCSECDMSFLSKAGVTAHLRTHTMELPFNCKTCQKGFWNKSLLRNHYRKCRFGHVSERNTTEELEVPLKAEIDFALKDSVLVFKEGSKTTGTGVLQTNFSCKEDSMDESPQNSEGNEVQDSRSKEKKVVQYQCSECDKSFTDGLMLISHLEDHGRQEQEKKRNTCPKCGRVCASPGNLEKHMRMHESNKKYSCPDCSKVLETLSDLENHRTCHDPSRPYACKLCNKRFWTRPSLCNHYGEDHPDDVFTCLFCNKSYSVKKSLARHYRKWHKKEQKDHVTTVQEKSSAEQPSSSQVSTTGESDEDENNSSEDSDSDSAPYFPCHVCGKTFPTSESLEDHQRCHLGEKPHECAECGRCFFQASQLQQHQRMHKSEFQCQACGRGFVSLFALRKHKHTHGKSRPYRCAKCHLSFTGPTQLAEHMSTHREENFPCDICNRVFLSKSSRAEHRKSHSRSGDYNQPSVSREKHKKSAALSESSSLVNKELKYRCGVCSERFGDPEKLSEHGCMAAKERPYSCSDCNKHFLHASHLKKHRTTHHLSWSNIEYPCNQCNNSFSSSQHFLSHLKSHVDTAAGIKCETEDKDGGPSHGFICPVCHQCFTTATELIGHFPTHPDSTFECKICKMTFPSGGKLEEHERCHLTSATELKCTECGKSFLGSDAFHQHHCSHKILENEYSNPSAKTPTPTYHQAPGEEEEIDVTGDDLYYCPVCSMQFSSKSCLLEHQNKQHPNEKPFKCKLCGKTFALKRYLKEHERRHRQKSVAQDTAQLTENKLKCTHCHTQFNSAQELSLHMRLHAEKEVGEYRCDMCYKSFSQWSLLKQHQESHVGEVVYECTECDKAFAFPHLLEEHQQTHAGSSK